The following proteins are encoded in a genomic region of Iodidimonas sp. SYSU 1G8:
- the cobO gene encoding cob(I)yrinic acid a,c-diamide adenosyltransferase — MSHVDDAAANDRHNQKMRKLKASHDKIVAGKTIEKGLLIVHTGAGKGKTTAALGMVCRAIGHGFKVGVVQFVKGAWDTGEMAVLNAFPDQVTVKVLGEGFTWDTQDRAKDIASARRAWDEAKAMIMDPANKLVLCDELNIVLRYEYLPLEEVIDFLRRKPADTHVIVTGRNAKAELMEIADLVTEMTLVKHPFRAGVKAQPGIEF, encoded by the coding sequence ATGAGCCATGTCGACGACGCGGCGGCGAACGACCGCCACAACCAGAAGATGCGCAAGCTCAAGGCCTCCCACGACAAGATCGTCGCAGGCAAGACCATCGAGAAGGGCTTGCTGATCGTTCACACCGGCGCGGGCAAGGGCAAGACGACGGCCGCGCTGGGCATGGTCTGCCGGGCTATCGGCCACGGCTTCAAGGTCGGTGTCGTTCAGTTCGTCAAAGGGGCGTGGGACACGGGAGAGATGGCGGTGCTGAACGCCTTTCCCGATCAGGTCACGGTCAAGGTGCTGGGCGAGGGCTTCACCTGGGACACGCAGGACCGCGCCAAGGACATCGCTTCGGCCCGCCGCGCATGGGACGAGGCCAAGGCCATGATCATGGACCCGGCCAACAAGCTGGTGCTGTGCGACGAACTCAACATCGTGCTCCGCTACGAGTACCTGCCGCTCGAGGAAGTCATCGATTTCCTGCGCCGCAAGCCGGCGGATACCCACGTCATCGTGACCGGACGCAATGCCAAGGCCGAACTGATGGAAATCGCCGACCTGGTCACCGAGATGACGCTGGTGAAGCATCCGTTCCGTGCCGGCGTCAAGGCGCAGCCCGGAATCGAATTCTAG
- a CDS encoding ABC transporter substrate-binding protein, whose amino-acid sequence MKTLLAVICSTALLAVAAPAFGAPQRIVSLNMCADQYLIALADRDQIAALSEWARDPAMSYQSEAARSYPVATGAAEAVMTLKPDLVIVNRFRRQETQSILKPYGYTTIELRPARNFEDIIDQTREIAAAIGHPERGEALIARMRAELAAIPAPDRRAPVVAHYQRRGFVTGTGTLLDEVMTRAGADNLARRLGRSAVSRITLEEILTARPDYLLYTEQPAPGTDMGTDLLLHPALMERYGPSRRLYVPQALTMCGGPSFPDAVRVLHRQLHS is encoded by the coding sequence ATGAAAACCCTCCTTGCCGTCATCTGTTCCACGGCGCTCCTCGCGGTCGCGGCGCCCGCCTTCGGCGCCCCGCAGCGTATCGTGTCGCTCAACATGTGCGCCGACCAGTATCTGATCGCGCTGGCCGACAGGGATCAGATCGCCGCGCTCTCCGAATGGGCGCGCGATCCGGCCATGTCGTACCAGTCCGAGGCCGCCAGATCGTACCCGGTCGCGACGGGCGCGGCGGAAGCGGTCATGACCCTGAAGCCCGATCTGGTCATCGTGAACAGGTTCCGGCGCCAGGAGACCCAGTCCATTCTCAAGCCCTATGGCTACACGACCATCGAGCTGAGGCCCGCGCGGAACTTCGAGGATATCATCGACCAGACGCGGGAAATCGCCGCCGCCATCGGTCATCCCGAACGGGGCGAGGCGCTGATCGCGCGCATGCGCGCCGAACTGGCGGCCATACCGGCGCCGGACCGCCGGGCTCCCGTCGTCGCGCACTACCAGCGCCGGGGATTCGTTACCGGTACCGGCACGCTGCTCGACGAGGTCATGACCCGGGCCGGCGCGGACAATCTGGCCCGACGCCTGGGCCGAAGCGCCGTCTCCCGGATCACGCTGGAGGAAATCCTGACCGCGCGGCCCGACTACCTCCTCTACACCGAACAGCCCGCCCCGGGCACGGATATGGGAACGGACCTGCTGCTCCACCCGGCGCTGATGGAACGATATGGCCCCTCGCGGCGACTCTATGTGCCGCAGGCGCTCACCATGTGTGGCGGCCCGTCGTTTCCCGACGCCGTACGCGTGCTGCACCGTCAGCTGCACTCCTAG
- a CDS encoding iron ABC transporter permease — protein sequence MTPPDTPVSPRRSSGIGILVLVALCIFAAGLSLVTGPAPIGWGDVSRAVLGQGDPVIRSVVMEIRLPRLILSLSVGATLALTGAALQGYLRNPLADPSVLGASGAAALGAVVALYFGLAAVTPAALPLMAIGSAVIGLSFVMALSRRADSPLTLILAGIAVGTLSGAAISLALNLSANPFSGMEITFWLLGSLEDRSMTHVALALPSMVAGCALLMWDGRGLDALALGEDAAEALGFNLSHVQWRVVAGVALAVGGAVAVSGTIGFVGLVVPHIIRLLGNVPPSRILLPSALAGAALLTVADVAVRLVPATTELRLGVVTAMLGVPFFLHLLTRRRAPA from the coding sequence ATGACGCCTCCTGATACCCCTGTTTCGCCGCGGCGCTCAAGCGGCATCGGCATTCTGGTTCTGGTCGCGCTGTGCATTTTTGCAGCGGGGCTGTCCCTCGTCACGGGACCCGCGCCGATTGGCTGGGGCGACGTGTCGCGGGCGGTGCTGGGCCAGGGCGATCCCGTGATCCGGTCGGTGGTCATGGAAATCCGCTTGCCTCGATTGATCCTGTCGCTGTCGGTGGGCGCGACGCTGGCGCTGACGGGCGCCGCCCTGCAAGGCTATCTGCGCAATCCCCTGGCTGATCCATCGGTGCTTGGCGCCTCGGGCGCGGCCGCGCTCGGCGCGGTGGTGGCGCTATATTTCGGCCTCGCGGCCGTCACACCCGCCGCGCTGCCGTTGATGGCCATCGGCAGCGCCGTCATCGGCCTGTCTTTCGTGATGGCCCTGTCGCGGCGGGCGGACAGCCCGCTGACCCTGATTTTGGCTGGTATCGCGGTGGGCACGCTGTCGGGCGCGGCGATTTCCCTGGCGCTGAACCTGTCCGCTAACCCGTTCTCGGGCATGGAGATCACGTTCTGGCTGCTCGGCTCCCTGGAGGACCGGAGCATGACCCATGTGGCGCTGGCGCTGCCGTCCATGGTCGCGGGCTGCGCCCTGCTGATGTGGGACGGGCGCGGTCTGGATGCGCTGGCGCTTGGCGAGGACGCGGCCGAGGCCCTGGGTTTCAATCTGAGCCATGTCCAGTGGCGGGTCGTGGCGGGCGTCGCCCTGGCGGTCGGCGGCGCGGTCGCGGTTTCAGGCACTATCGGATTCGTCGGCCTCGTCGTGCCGCATATCATCCGCCTGCTCGGCAACGTGCCGCCCTCGCGCATATTGCTGCCCTCGGCGCTCGCCGGCGCGGCCCTGCTCACCGTGGCGGATGTGGCCGTCCGTCTCGTGCCGGCGACCACGGAACTGCGGCTTGGCGTCGTGACCGCCATGCTCGGCGTGCCCTTCTTCCTGCACCTGCTGACGCGCCGCCGCGCGCCGGCGTGA
- the cobN gene encoding cobaltochelatase subunit CobN: MHLLATQPGTVDDGAEAVDLGQTRGDIVVLSAADTELACLARAADDLGDGFPRVRLANLLRLRHNLSVDLYVESVIVHARLVVVHLLGGRSYWPYGLEQLADACRARDIVFLALPGDDRPEPEFEAMSSLQGAPYQRLWAYLRHGGIRNAGEFLRYAAALAGCAAGPWLEPAPLPNAGLYWPGEGQPDRDALEARWIGGGGRVPVLFYRALVQAGNTEAIDALISALVARGLDPVPVFLQGLRDPESAAILRDLLTQWPPSAVLNCTSFAVSAPGGARGMSPLDDTDCPVLQVILSGGSEVAWASGNQGVSPRDMAMNVALPEVDGRIISRAVAFKAETRFDARTQCPIVAHRPLADRVDFVADLALAWTRLAATPAPSRRVALILANYPNRDGRLGNGVGLDTPQSAVVILRAMADAGYDVPDVPASGTALMALLSRGPTNALPDRATREGGVFYPLTAYQAFFAGLPGSSQAEVASRWGAPESDPFFSERHGEPGFVLSVLMFGSVAVCVQPARGYNTDPAATYHDPDLVPPHNYLAFHAWLRHEYRAHAAVHLGKHGNLEWLPGKAVSLSAGCWPEAALGPMPNLYPFIVNDPGEGTQAKRRAGAVIIDHLTPPLTRAESYGALKDLEALVDEYYEASGMDPRRLKILRRDILDLAARSGLDKDCGAVGDGDEALAALDNYLCELKELQIRDGLHIFGRAPDGRQRVDLLVALMRTPRLDGKGANMSLLRAMAGDLGLAGFDPLDCVMGDPWFGPRPDILRALTAAPWRTCGDTVERLELLASGLVSGCPIPPEWNATTAVLGWLEQVLAPSVAACGEAELDGLLRGLDGRFVPPGPSGAPTRGRPDVLPTGRNFYSVDTRAVPTQAAWALGWKSAQMLVEDFRQREGAWPRAMAISAWGTSNMRTGGDDIAQALALMGVRPTWDDTTRKLTGFEIMPQTVLGRPRVDVTFRVSGFFRDAFGAQIDLLDSAARAVMNLDESDEANPLAACFRRDRDARVAAGQYPALAERRAGYRVFGSKPGAYGAGLQALIDEKIWDTQADLADAYLEWGAWAYGAGSEGVADRQGFETRLAAAEAVIQNQDNREHDLLDSDDYYQFEGGIAAAVSALRGGEPVIYHNDHSRPETPRIRTLADELGRIVRGRAANPKWIEGVMRHGFKGGFEMAATVDYLFGFAATTRAVKDHHFDQLFDAYLAEPAVLDFLRGHNPAALREMAERFREALDRHLWKPARNDTRLLLDHINGDIS; encoded by the coding sequence ATGCATCTTCTTGCGACACAGCCAGGGACCGTGGACGACGGCGCCGAGGCGGTCGATCTGGGGCAGACACGGGGCGATATCGTCGTGTTGTCCGCCGCTGATACCGAACTGGCGTGCCTAGCGCGCGCGGCGGACGATCTGGGCGACGGGTTCCCCCGGGTGCGCCTCGCGAACCTGCTGCGCCTGCGGCACAATCTGTCGGTCGATCTCTACGTCGAAAGCGTGATCGTCCATGCCCGTCTTGTTGTCGTGCATCTTCTCGGAGGTCGTTCCTACTGGCCCTATGGCCTCGAGCAGCTCGCCGACGCCTGCCGCGCCCGCGACATCGTTTTCCTGGCCTTGCCGGGCGACGACCGGCCGGAACCGGAATTCGAGGCCATGTCCAGCCTTCAGGGCGCGCCGTATCAGCGCTTGTGGGCCTATCTGCGCCATGGTGGCATTCGTAACGCGGGAGAATTTTTGCGGTATGCCGCCGCTCTGGCGGGATGCGCCGCGGGCCCGTGGCTTGAACCGGCGCCGCTTCCCAATGCCGGCTTGTACTGGCCGGGCGAGGGCCAGCCTGATCGCGACGCTCTCGAGGCGCGCTGGATCGGCGGTGGCGGCCGGGTGCCGGTGCTGTTCTATCGCGCGCTGGTGCAGGCGGGGAACACGGAGGCCATCGACGCGCTGATCTCGGCGCTCGTTGCGAGAGGCCTCGATCCGGTGCCCGTGTTTCTCCAGGGGTTACGGGACCCGGAGTCGGCGGCGATCCTGCGTGATCTGCTTACCCAATGGCCACCCTCGGCGGTGCTGAACTGCACCTCCTTCGCAGTCTCGGCGCCGGGTGGCGCGCGCGGCATGTCGCCGCTGGACGACACCGATTGCCCCGTGTTGCAGGTCATTCTCTCAGGCGGCTCGGAAGTGGCCTGGGCCTCAGGCAATCAGGGTGTGTCGCCCCGCGACATGGCCATGAACGTCGCCTTGCCCGAGGTGGATGGACGGATCATCAGCCGGGCCGTCGCTTTCAAGGCTGAAACGCGGTTCGATGCGCGCACCCAGTGCCCCATCGTCGCCCACAGGCCGCTTGCGGACCGCGTCGATTTCGTCGCCGATCTCGCCCTGGCCTGGACAAGGCTCGCGGCGACGCCCGCGCCCTCGCGCCGCGTGGCGCTGATCCTCGCGAACTACCCCAATCGCGATGGCCGGCTGGGCAATGGGGTAGGGCTCGATACCCCGCAAAGCGCCGTGGTCATCCTCCGGGCGATGGCCGATGCTGGTTACGATGTGCCTGACGTTCCCGCGAGCGGAACGGCGCTGATGGCGCTGCTGTCGCGTGGTCCGACCAACGCGCTGCCTGACCGTGCGACACGCGAGGGCGGCGTCTTTTATCCGCTGACGGCGTACCAGGCGTTCTTCGCCGGTCTTCCCGGCTCCAGCCAGGCGGAGGTGGCCAGCCGCTGGGGCGCGCCGGAGAGCGACCCGTTCTTCAGCGAACGGCATGGAGAGCCCGGCTTCGTCCTGTCCGTGCTCATGTTCGGCTCGGTGGCGGTCTGCGTGCAGCCCGCGCGCGGCTACAACACCGATCCGGCAGCGACCTATCACGACCCCGATCTGGTGCCGCCGCACAACTATCTGGCCTTTCATGCGTGGTTGCGCCACGAGTACCGCGCCCATGCGGCCGTTCACTTGGGCAAGCACGGCAATCTGGAATGGCTGCCGGGCAAGGCGGTGTCGCTCTCCGCCGGTTGCTGGCCGGAGGCTGCGCTGGGGCCCATGCCCAATCTTTATCCGTTCATCGTCAACGACCCGGGCGAGGGAACCCAGGCCAAACGCCGCGCTGGCGCCGTCATCATCGATCATCTGACGCCGCCGCTGACCCGGGCCGAGAGTTACGGAGCGCTGAAGGACCTGGAAGCGCTGGTGGACGAATATTACGAGGCGTCGGGCATGGACCCGCGCCGCCTCAAGATCCTGCGCCGTGACATCCTCGATCTGGCCGCGCGTAGCGGCCTCGACAAGGACTGTGGCGCCGTGGGCGACGGAGACGAGGCATTGGCCGCGCTGGACAATTACCTGTGCGAGCTGAAGGAACTGCAGATCCGCGACGGCCTGCACATATTCGGCAGGGCGCCGGACGGCCGGCAGCGGGTGGACCTGCTCGTTGCCCTCATGAGGACGCCGCGGCTGGATGGCAAGGGCGCCAACATGTCCTTGTTGCGGGCGATGGCCGGCGATCTGGGACTGGCCGGGTTCGATCCGCTCGACTGCGTGATGGGCGATCCGTGGTTTGGCCCAAGGCCTGACATCCTGCGGGCCCTGACCGCGGCGCCCTGGCGGACGTGCGGCGATACGGTAGAGCGGCTGGAACTACTGGCGAGCGGCCTGGTGTCCGGCTGCCCCATCCCGCCGGAGTGGAACGCCACGACCGCGGTTCTCGGTTGGCTGGAGCAGGTGCTGGCGCCTTCCGTCGCGGCCTGCGGCGAGGCCGAACTGGATGGCCTGTTGCGGGGACTGGATGGGCGCTTCGTGCCGCCCGGGCCGTCCGGCGCGCCGACGCGCGGCCGGCCCGACGTGCTGCCGACCGGGCGCAATTTCTATTCGGTGGACACCCGCGCCGTTCCCACGCAGGCCGCCTGGGCGCTGGGGTGGAAGTCAGCGCAGATGCTGGTCGAGGATTTCCGCCAGCGCGAGGGCGCATGGCCGCGTGCCATGGCGATTTCGGCCTGGGGAACCTCCAACATGCGGACCGGTGGCGACGATATCGCGCAGGCCCTCGCGCTGATGGGCGTCCGGCCGACCTGGGACGACACCACCCGCAAGCTTACCGGTTTCGAAATCATGCCCCAGACGGTGCTGGGGCGCCCGCGGGTGGATGTGACGTTCCGGGTATCGGGCTTCTTTCGCGACGCCTTCGGGGCGCAGATCGACCTGCTGGACTCCGCCGCGCGTGCGGTGATGAACCTGGACGAGTCCGACGAGGCCAATCCGCTCGCGGCGTGCTTCCGTCGGGATCGCGATGCACGCGTCGCGGCGGGGCAGTATCCCGCGCTGGCGGAGCGCCGGGCGGGATACAGGGTCTTCGGGTCGAAGCCGGGCGCCTATGGCGCAGGCCTCCAGGCGCTGATCGACGAGAAGATCTGGGACACCCAGGCGGATCTTGCCGATGCCTATCTGGAATGGGGCGCCTGGGCCTATGGAGCGGGCAGTGAGGGCGTCGCCGACCGTCAAGGGTTCGAGACACGGCTCGCCGCCGCCGAAGCGGTCATCCAGAACCAGGACAATCGCGAGCACGACCTGCTGGACTCCGATGATTACTACCAGTTCGAAGGCGGCATCGCCGCGGCGGTAAGCGCCCTGCGCGGCGGTGAACCCGTGATCTACCACAATGACCATTCCCGCCCCGAGACACCCCGGATACGAACCCTGGCCGACGAGCTCGGGCGCATCGTCCGGGGCCGCGCGGCCAACCCCAAATGGATCGAGGGCGTCATGCGCCATGGATTCAAGGGCGGTTTCGAAATGGCGGCCACGGTCGATTATCTGTTCGGCTTCGCGGCGACGACCCGGGCGGTGAAGGACCACCATTTCGACCAGTTGTTCGATGCCTACCTGGCCGAGCCGGCGGTGCTGGACTTCCTGCGCGGACACAATCCCGCTGCCTTGCGCGAAATGGCCGAGCGTTTCAGAGAGGCGCTGGACCGCCATCTCTGGAAACCGGCCCGGAACGATACGCGCCTTTTGCTCGACCACATCAACGGAGATATCTCATGA